From Sporosarcina sp. Te-1, the proteins below share one genomic window:
- a CDS encoding MMPL family transporter yields the protein MKAIIKGRWAILAVWLIATIVLTVIQPDVNAILREQGQEGTSANSPSVLANKILKKMDTTIGTDNLIVFHDKNKISESDMKEIGEAVQSLNDSSAELGITYMIDPFNMPEAKDNLISEDGTTLMVSYKLDKKDREIDEIQELFENKLDGVPVDYYLSGEDFINNDYLKATQAGVEKSAALTVIFILVVLIVAFRSVVTPLISLLAVAFSYLVSMGIAAQLIDKAGFPITSLTQMLLVLILFGLGTDYNILLFNRFKEELAKGHSTDDSIINTYKTAGKTIAYSILTVFIAFLALVFSESPIYQSGVVVVIGVTILLLEILTLTPFVMKVLGKKLFWPSKNVGGHKENKFWGKASSLGIKHPILITVIILLIIGPMVLFHEEKLNFDTVGELGDKYPSSKAINLVAEHFGKGQSMPATVVIEHDKALDNNESLAAIDDITERLKGLKGVKQVSSVTQPLGKRIEDFYVSGQMGTVTDGLSSTQNGVDAISNGMKEAQEKLGAADFSKVSDMVSGTAELQNGVTALAGGLQQIQAGINDGSASSQTISNGIASIETNLAKMSSGVSVLAENYQKMQAGYKEMGTHYQGAAQALLSVKDTLSLMQSMVADLGNSYEDSKQDENYVKLSQTLTAVSSSLNDITPAGIAALNEQYNAVTKGFGTANQSLADISGGLDQMAGGLKKLQNGLGEASSGIGKIVTNMGIVSDGLGQMQSGQKQLAEGLNGFSAFGSQLSEVNNGLDEISNGIGQTNGYLSQLNQNESFFIPEEALTNDEFKSSLDAFMSDDRTITKMTVILNDDPYSTSALKTIDQINSTISTGLKGSVLAGSEFGTAGSSATTNDMNDILSRDLSKTTIIVIAGVLLVLFVVIRSFWTPIFITASLVGAYYAAMFVVNSIFIGWLGYAGLSSFVPFFSFIIIVSLGVDYSIFLMMRFKEYPDLDPREAIVLASKHIGGVIISAVIILGGTFATLMPAGIVLLTELAIAVITGLIVLCFILLPVFLPALMALPGRLAERTSSKKTKVNVADKTV from the coding sequence ATGAAAGCTATCATTAAAGGACGCTGGGCCATTTTGGCTGTATGGTTGATTGCCACGATCGTGCTGACAGTCATCCAGCCAGACGTCAATGCGATTTTACGAGAACAAGGACAAGAGGGAACGAGTGCAAACAGCCCCTCTGTCTTAGCGAATAAAATCCTGAAGAAAATGGATACAACGATAGGTACCGACAACCTCATCGTTTTTCATGATAAGAATAAGATTTCAGAGAGTGACATGAAGGAAATTGGGGAAGCGGTGCAGTCATTGAATGACAGTAGCGCGGAACTCGGAATTACGTATATGATCGACCCCTTCAACATGCCAGAAGCGAAAGACAATTTGATTTCGGAAGACGGCACGACGCTTATGGTCAGCTATAAGCTGGATAAAAAAGATCGGGAAATCGATGAGATTCAAGAGCTGTTTGAGAACAAGCTGGATGGAGTTCCGGTTGACTATTATTTGAGCGGAGAAGACTTCATCAATAATGACTATTTAAAGGCGACACAGGCGGGCGTAGAAAAGAGCGCCGCGCTTACGGTCATCTTTATCCTGGTCGTTCTCATTGTGGCATTCAGATCTGTTGTCACCCCGCTGATCTCTTTGCTCGCTGTCGCATTTTCCTATCTTGTTTCGATGGGGATTGCAGCGCAGCTGATCGATAAGGCCGGGTTCCCGATTACGAGTTTGACCCAGATGCTGTTGGTCCTCATTCTCTTCGGGCTTGGCACGGACTACAACATCCTGCTATTCAACCGGTTTAAAGAGGAACTGGCAAAAGGCCACTCCACCGATGATTCGATTATCAACACATACAAAACGGCGGGGAAAACAATTGCATACAGCATATTGACTGTGTTCATCGCGTTTCTGGCACTTGTGTTTTCCGAATCACCGATCTACCAATCCGGTGTCGTCGTCGTCATTGGCGTGACGATTCTGTTGCTTGAAATTTTGACATTAACTCCTTTCGTGATGAAGGTGTTAGGTAAGAAGCTCTTCTGGCCGTCCAAGAATGTCGGCGGTCATAAGGAAAACAAGTTCTGGGGGAAAGCGTCTTCCCTTGGCATTAAACATCCGATCCTCATTACGGTGATCATTCTTCTCATTATCGGTCCGATGGTTCTCTTCCATGAGGAGAAACTGAACTTTGACACTGTAGGAGAACTGGGTGATAAATATCCGTCTTCTAAGGCCATCAATTTGGTTGCGGAGCATTTCGGCAAAGGCCAATCCATGCCGGCAACGGTTGTTATTGAGCATGACAAAGCCTTAGATAACAATGAGTCGCTCGCGGCGATTGATGATATTACCGAAAGGCTCAAAGGGCTGAAAGGCGTGAAACAAGTCTCTTCCGTCACGCAGCCTTTAGGTAAACGCATTGAAGACTTCTATGTGTCCGGTCAGATGGGGACAGTGACTGATGGACTCTCCTCCACACAAAATGGTGTGGATGCCATCTCGAATGGGATGAAGGAAGCGCAAGAAAAACTAGGCGCGGCGGATTTCTCGAAAGTAAGCGATATGGTGAGCGGGACGGCCGAGCTTCAAAATGGCGTCACCGCATTAGCAGGCGGCCTGCAGCAAATCCAGGCGGGCATCAATGATGGGTCTGCAAGCTCGCAGACGATTTCAAACGGCATTGCTTCCATAGAAACCAACCTCGCGAAAATGAGCAGCGGTGTATCGGTGCTTGCGGAAAACTACCAAAAAATGCAGGCAGGCTATAAGGAAATGGGCACCCATTATCAAGGTGCCGCGCAGGCTCTTCTTAGCGTAAAAGATACGCTGTCTCTTATGCAGTCGATGGTGGCTGACCTCGGAAACAGCTACGAAGATAGTAAGCAGGACGAAAATTACGTAAAACTAAGCCAGACATTAACAGCGGTCTCGTCCTCTTTGAACGACATTACGCCAGCAGGCATTGCCGCTTTAAATGAGCAGTACAATGCAGTCACGAAAGGGTTCGGAACGGCTAATCAAAGTCTAGCGGATATCAGTGGCGGGCTGGATCAAATGGCAGGCGGCTTGAAAAAACTACAGAACGGACTAGGTGAAGCATCCTCTGGGATTGGCAAGATTGTAACGAATATGGGCATCGTCAGCGACGGGCTCGGCCAGATGCAATCAGGACAGAAGCAGCTTGCGGAGGGACTGAACGGATTTAGTGCGTTCGGTAGCCAATTATCGGAAGTCAACAACGGATTGGATGAAATCTCAAATGGGATCGGTCAGACGAACGGCTATTTGTCCCAGTTGAATCAGAACGAAAGCTTCTTTATTCCAGAGGAAGCTTTGACGAATGATGAGTTTAAGAGTTCACTCGATGCCTTCATGTCTGACGACCGCACGATCACAAAGATGACGGTCATTTTGAATGATGATCCTTATTCAACAAGCGCCTTGAAGACGATCGACCAGATCAACTCCACGATTTCGACTGGATTGAAAGGGTCGGTACTGGCAGGTTCTGAATTTGGAACAGCGGGATCGAGTGCCACAACAAATGATATGAATGATATCTTGTCCAGGGACTTGAGTAAAACAACGATCATTGTCATTGCCGGCGTATTGCTTGTTCTGTTCGTTGTCATCCGGTCTTTCTGGACACCAATCTTCATTACGGCGTCTCTCGTAGGTGCTTATTATGCGGCGATGTTCGTCGTCAACAGCATCTTCATCGGATGGCTCGGGTATGCCGGTTTATCATCCTTTGTTCCATTCTTCTCCTTTATCATTATTGTATCGCTCGGAGTAGACTATAGTATCTTCTTGATGATGCGGTTTAAGGAATATCCGGATCTTGATCCAAGGGAAGCGATCGTCCTGGCCTCCAAGCATATTGGCGGCGTGATCATCTCTGCGGTCATTATCTTGGGAGGAACATTCGCGACACTCATGCCGGCGGGGATTGTCCTGCTGACAGAGCTTGCGATCGCGGTCATAACAGGATTGATCGTACTTTGTTTCATCTTGCTTCCGGTCTTCTTGCCAGCTTTGATGGCTCTTCCAGGGCGTCTAGCTGAACGGACATCAAGCAAGAAAACGAAGGTGAATGTGGCGGATAAAACCGTGTGA
- a CDS encoding MarR family winged helix-turn-helix transcriptional regulator — translation MKRTVDKATLIGESIDYLHRYTMKSLQRQAEEHGVTIPQVRVIGEVFAHKTVSVKLLSQNLKMTQSTVSDIVERLVSKGILEKTPNQKDKRLVDISLSSRLAEEIDESISQLKNQSLRAVLDFLTPEEQEIAEQGINLLVAAVQKQIEAEGMDDYGYPDILYFSETKKNKK, via the coding sequence GTGAAAAGAACAGTGGATAAAGCGACACTAATAGGAGAGTCGATAGACTATTTACATCGCTATACGATGAAAAGCCTGCAACGGCAAGCGGAGGAACATGGTGTAACCATTCCACAAGTACGGGTAATCGGGGAAGTGTTTGCCCATAAGACGGTAAGTGTCAAATTGCTCTCGCAAAATTTGAAGATGACGCAAAGTACAGTTTCGGATATCGTGGAGAGATTAGTATCGAAAGGCATTTTGGAGAAAACGCCGAATCAGAAGGATAAGCGTTTGGTCGATATCAGTTTGTCGTCGAGGCTCGCTGAAGAGATTGATGAGAGCATATCACAATTGAAAAACCAGTCGTTACGGGCGGTTTTAGATTTCTTGACCCCTGAAGAACAAGAGATAGCAGAGCAGGGAATCAACCTATTGGTTGCAGCTGTCCAGAAACAAATAGAGGCGGAGGGCATGGATGATTACGGCTATCCGGATATCCTATACTTCTCCGAAACCAAGAAAAATAAGAAATAG
- a CDS encoding alpha/beta fold hydrolase, with translation MSGKIKKKKGKKILYVFAWILGIIVGLNVIGFAITKIFFSNELEAISPYGEMVEVNNQNMHVYSMGQGEKTIVLLPGFGLPLPSADFGPLMRELSKEYTVVTIEYFGMGFSDETDTPRTNENYMEEIRTALSKAGVKPPYVLMPHSASGIYSEYYASNYPEEVSAIIMLDTTPSGDMQPNIQTFILEPRNIKILYGFNTLLQQTGFNRIINGMLPSDQTVENGYTEKEISDNKLFSYHVVNDTIINQASSLNDNVNEVNSIVFPSEVPVLKLISSVSQKQVKDGEEIQKSHVKRLGANAESQMIDGSHGFFQTHVTEIHDATSTFLKKIN, from the coding sequence TTGAGTGGAAAAATTAAAAAGAAAAAAGGTAAAAAGATATTGTATGTTTTTGCATGGATCTTGGGAATAATTGTTGGTCTGAATGTAATAGGATTTGCGATCACCAAAATATTCTTTTCAAATGAGCTTGAAGCAATCTCGCCTTATGGAGAAATGGTAGAAGTAAACAATCAGAACATGCATGTATATTCAATGGGTCAAGGAGAGAAAACCATTGTTTTGTTACCGGGTTTTGGATTGCCTTTGCCAAGTGCAGATTTTGGCCCCTTAATGAGAGAACTCTCGAAGGAATATACTGTTGTTACTATTGAATACTTTGGAATGGGGTTCAGTGACGAGACAGATACACCACGAACAAATGAAAATTATATGGAAGAAATCAGAACAGCTTTATCTAAGGCTGGCGTGAAGCCGCCGTATGTCTTAATGCCTCATTCTGCGTCCGGAATTTACAGCGAATATTATGCATCAAATTATCCTGAGGAAGTCTCTGCGATTATTATGCTAGATACAACGCCATCAGGAGATATGCAACCTAATATACAAACCTTCATATTGGAACCTAGAAATATAAAAATCCTGTATGGTTTTAATACGTTACTTCAACAAACTGGATTTAATCGAATCATCAATGGAATGCTACCTTCTGATCAAACAGTCGAAAATGGCTATACCGAAAAAGAAATAAGTGATAATAAATTATTTTCTTATCATGTTGTCAACGATACGATCATTAATCAGGCTTCGAGTTTAAATGACAATGTCAATGAGGTAAACAGCATCGTCTTTCCTTCAGAAGTACCTGTATTGAAACTAATATCCTCAGTTTCTCAAAAACAAGTAAAAGATGGAGAAGAGATTCAAAAAAGTCACGTAAAACGACTTGGTGCAAATGCCGAGTCCCAAATGATTGACGGCTCTCATGGATTCTTTCAAACGCATGTCACAGAGATCCATGATGCCACAAGTACTTTCCTTAAAAAAATCAACTAA
- a CDS encoding alpha/beta fold hydrolase yields MSGKIKKKKGKKILYVFAWILGIIVGLNVIGFAINKIFFSNELEAISPYGEMVEVNNQNMHVYSMGQGEKTIVLLPGTGAPLPSADFGPLMRELSKEYKVVTVEYFGVGFSDETDTPRTNENYMEEIRTALSQADMKPPYVLMPHSVSGVYSEYYASKYPDEISAIIMLDTSPTVKIESKLYSFFYNPTILKIINGSSKLLQETGVTRITIGLQPSNHTVENGYTEKEIRDHQLFSYHVLNDTIHNQILNSDDNINEVNSIVFPSEVPVLKLISSYSQKEVKNGEEYQKDHLNRLGANVESQMIDGSHIFYQTNVKDITDATSNFLKKIN; encoded by the coding sequence TTGAGTGGAAAAATTAAAAAGAAAAAAGGTAAAAAGATATTGTATGTTTTTGCATGGATCTTGGGAATAATTGTTGGTCTGAATGTAATAGGATTTGCAATCAACAAAATATTCTTTTCAAATGAGCTAGAAGCGATCTCGCCTTACGGAGAAATGGTAGAAGTAAACAATCAAAACATGCATGTCTATTCAATGGGACAGGGAGAGAAAACCATTGTTTTGTTACCGGGTACCGGGGCGCCTTTGCCAAGTGCAGATTTTGGTCCATTAATGAGAGAACTCTCGAAAGAATATAAAGTAGTTACAGTTGAATATTTTGGAGTGGGGTTCAGTGACGAGACCGATACACCGCGAACAAATGAAAATTATATGGAAGAAATCAGAACAGCATTATCACAGGCTGATATGAAGCCGCCGTATGTCTTAATGCCTCATTCTGTGTCCGGAGTTTATAGCGAATATTATGCATCAAAATATCCTGACGAAATCTCTGCAATTATTATGCTGGACACATCTCCAACAGTGAAAATAGAATCTAAGTTATATTCTTTCTTTTATAACCCCACAATTTTAAAAATCATAAATGGTTCTTCTAAGTTACTGCAAGAGACTGGAGTAACTCGAATCACCATTGGATTGCAACCTTCTAATCATACAGTTGAAAATGGCTATACTGAAAAAGAAATCAGGGATCATCAATTATTTTCTTATCATGTTCTCAACGATACGATCCATAATCAGATTCTGAATTCAGATGACAACATCAATGAGGTAAACAGCATCGTCTTCCCTTCAGAAGTGCCTGTACTGAAACTAATATCCTCATACTCTCAAAAAGAAGTGAAAAATGGAGAAGAGTACCAAAAAGATCACTTGAATCGACTTGGTGCAAATGTTGAGTCCCAAATGATTGATGGCTCTCATATATTCTATCAAACTAATGTTAAAGATATCACTGATGCCACAAGTAATTTCCTTAAAAAAATCAACTAA
- a CDS encoding tryptophan-rich sensory protein, with amino-acid sequence MKLTSKRVWLNTIIVLTYVLMIVTNVLANVLPINGQTTGEVSAKYSNLFAPAGFTFSIWSVIYVLLGLHVLYQLGFFHKKQKPSTARLLTQVGIYFSISSILNTLWILAWHYEKLFLSVILMVGLLLCLININKMTAEASLSLNESFFIKLPFSIYFGWITVATIANITAFLVSIEWDGLGLSEVTWTIFILIIGTIISVVTMLRLHNPAYGLAVVWAYFGIYSKHTSETGFNNQYPAIILTVILCMIVLSLTIILVAVGNKRQSKI; translated from the coding sequence ATGAAGTTAACAAGCAAACGAGTATGGTTGAATACAATAATCGTTCTTACATATGTCTTAATGATTGTCACCAATGTATTGGCGAACGTCTTACCCATTAATGGCCAAACGACGGGGGAAGTTTCAGCGAAATACAGTAATTTATTTGCTCCTGCAGGCTTTACATTCTCAATCTGGAGCGTCATATATGTCTTACTGGGATTACATGTTTTATACCAACTCGGTTTCTTTCATAAAAAGCAAAAACCTTCTACAGCCCGTCTGTTAACACAAGTCGGCATTTACTTTTCCATTTCTTCCATACTCAATACTCTTTGGATACTAGCATGGCATTACGAAAAACTATTCCTTTCTGTAATTCTCATGGTCGGATTGCTACTATGCCTAATCAACATCAACAAAATGACCGCAGAGGCTTCCCTCTCTTTAAATGAGAGCTTTTTTATCAAACTTCCCTTTAGTATATATTTTGGCTGGATAACAGTCGCAACAATTGCCAACATTACAGCTTTCCTTGTCTCCATCGAATGGGATGGATTGGGTCTATCTGAAGTGACATGGACTATATTCATTCTGATTATCGGAACGATCATCAGTGTGGTAACGATGCTTCGCTTACACAACCCTGCATATGGTTTGGCTGTAGTATGGGCTTATTTCGGTATCTACTCTAAACATACATCAGAAACTGGATTTAACAACCAATACCCCGCCATTATACTGACTGTCATACTCTGCATGATTGTCCTCTCCCTAACGATCATCCTTGTCGCCGTGGGAAACAAGAGACAATCCAAAATATAA
- a CDS encoding S-layer homology domain-containing protein, with protein MKSFIFSALLIASLFTVPITGSASTFENPSTWEPQTVIQGKTDETRFYSLHVSEPKRITITLENDNIVRPFAVTVFDKTHRALGTVVSTKSDGDETKTVGSIDVQAGAYILQIHSFNHMVPVDFTASYTLEEVATTDIEPNNSIEEATHVPLQSKITGAVHKVNYFDQDYYTFDVPQQGLFTIEGSTYSSAIDPETPANGWYELYNENGKRVLHNLLRDKVQTETKNFVQPGKYTLLIKYTNQIEAEMKYTLNTSFEPIAENEVISNGINNGYLQAQLVPLNKQIKDMFYHNTSYGSQHHYYKVQLPKEMPIQITASSEVSGLQIHTYNNDTINKDSAGNNVPEPITITTNGMAGDNVFSMMNSYGPITRADYVFSVQAQFFSDVPFSHSYFNEIETMRDANIIKGYPNGTFHPNELILRKHVFSLLHHVDSVKLPVLREAITFTDLPRTHTYHDVIQQFYQAGIVDGYNNAITPESTLTRAQLAKILVNTFHLSPQGEAQTFKDIKPTDWYYDDVQILASHGITTGSDGSFMPNAPVTRQHFAVFLYRTLNPHK; from the coding sequence ATGAAATCTTTTATTTTTAGCGCTTTATTAATAGCTTCATTATTTACTGTTCCAATCACTGGATCAGCCAGTACGTTTGAAAACCCTTCTACTTGGGAACCGCAAACGGTAATTCAAGGAAAGACAGATGAGACTCGTTTTTACTCTTTACATGTATCCGAACCGAAACGGATTACCATTACGCTGGAGAACGACAACATCGTTAGGCCATTTGCGGTCACTGTTTTTGATAAAACTCACAGGGCGTTAGGCACGGTCGTTTCAACGAAATCAGATGGAGATGAAACGAAAACAGTTGGAAGTATTGATGTACAAGCAGGGGCTTACATACTGCAAATCCACTCTTTTAATCATATGGTTCCTGTCGATTTCACGGCGTCGTATACGCTTGAAGAAGTGGCTACAACTGATATAGAACCAAACAATTCGATTGAAGAAGCCACTCACGTTCCGCTACAAAGTAAAATTACTGGCGCTGTTCACAAAGTTAATTATTTTGATCAAGATTATTATACGTTTGATGTGCCACAACAAGGCCTATTTACAATTGAAGGCTCCACTTATTCTTCAGCTATAGATCCTGAAACCCCAGCAAATGGCTGGTATGAACTCTATAATGAAAACGGTAAGCGAGTGTTGCATAATTTACTTCGCGACAAAGTTCAAACCGAGACAAAAAACTTTGTTCAGCCCGGGAAATATACATTACTCATTAAGTACACAAACCAGATTGAAGCAGAAATGAAATATACATTAAATACCTCATTCGAACCAATTGCCGAAAATGAAGTTATATCCAATGGTATAAATAATGGATATTTACAAGCACAATTAGTTCCATTAAATAAGCAAATTAAGGATATGTTTTATCACAATACGAGCTATGGCAGCCAGCATCACTATTACAAAGTACAATTACCGAAAGAAATGCCAATCCAAATTACAGCAAGTTCAGAGGTAAGTGGTTTACAAATTCATACATATAACAATGACACTATTAATAAGGATTCAGCGGGTAACAATGTACCTGAACCTATAACAATCACAACAAATGGAATGGCTGGAGACAATGTGTTTTCCATGATGAACTCGTATGGTCCGATTACACGTGCTGACTATGTGTTTTCTGTACAAGCTCAGTTTTTCTCCGATGTCCCATTTAGTCATTCCTATTTCAATGAAATTGAAACGATGCGTGATGCAAATATCATTAAAGGATATCCGAACGGGACGTTTCATCCAAATGAATTAATTTTACGCAAGCATGTCTTTTCACTGTTACATCATGTTGACTCGGTCAAATTACCCGTACTTAGAGAAGCAATAACGTTTACTGATCTACCGCGGACACACACTTATCATGACGTCATACAGCAATTTTACCAAGCAGGTATTGTTGATGGATATAATAATGCAATAACCCCTGAATCAACACTAACCCGTGCGCAGCTTGCAAAAATTTTAGTGAACACATTTCACTTATCACCTCAAGGAGAAGCACAAACATTTAAAGATATAAAACCGACGGATTGGTATTATGACGATGTACAAATTTTAGCAAGTCACGGGATTACAACTGGGTCAGATGGCTCTTTCATGCCTAATGCACCAGTTACACGTCAGCACTTCGCAGTATTTTTATATCGAACACTAAATCCTCATAAGTAA
- a CDS encoding LTA synthase family protein, translated as MRKHGNVKDFLLHNFLGIYAVAVLMLWMKTYIAQTSQFELGAEGSLQQFLLLINPLGSALLFLGISFLFKGTRKYTALVMIYTLMSILLYANIVYYRFFSDFITLPTLFQTQNFGDLGGSVLSLLKPFDILFFVDVFVMMYLRFSRKVEKGTNRIGTRTASAIIAGALVISLINLGLAEASRPQLLTRGFDRNYIVKYLGMYNYSIYDSVETAAASSQRAMADSSDITEVINYTQSAYAEPNPAYFGKAKGMNVIYLHLESFQNFLIDYKLNGEEVTPFLNSLTKDKNTAYFDNFFHQTGQGKTSDAEFMLENSLFGLPQGSAFITKAQNTYQAAPSILKDYGYTSAVFHGNNGSFWNRNTIYKEFGFEHFFDASYYDTTNPIDMAEYGLLDKPFYEQSESMLSSLPQPFYTKFITVANHYPYAMDQSLVSIDKAQTGDASVDDYFQTARYTDETIETVFTRLKELGLYDNSVIVLYGDHYGISENHKKAMAQVMGKEITPYESANLQRVPLFIHAPGLKGGVNHTYGGQTDLLPTLLHLLGIDTKNFVQFGSDLFSKEHNEVVPFRNGDFVSPTIDSINEKYYDSQTGLPLDESKLEQAEAMKKEVAFKLGLSDKVVNGDLLRFYTPKGYTPVDPSQYNYTKDADVQAGE; from the coding sequence ATGAGAAAACATGGGAATGTGAAAGATTTTCTTCTACACAACTTTTTAGGAATCTATGCAGTCGCCGTCTTGATGTTATGGATGAAAACATATATCGCGCAAACATCACAATTTGAATTAGGGGCAGAAGGTTCTCTTCAGCAATTCTTGTTACTGATCAATCCGCTCGGTTCCGCATTACTGTTTCTAGGAATTTCTTTTCTGTTTAAAGGAACAAGAAAATATACAGCACTTGTCATGATATACACGCTCATGTCGATTCTTTTATATGCGAATATCGTCTATTACCGGTTTTTCAGTGATTTCATTACACTGCCTACTCTCTTCCAAACACAGAATTTTGGGGATTTAGGCGGAAGTGTTCTGTCCTTGCTAAAACCGTTTGATATTTTGTTCTTTGTAGATGTATTCGTCATGATGTACCTTCGATTTTCACGTAAGGTAGAAAAAGGGACGAATCGAATTGGAACTAGAACAGCGTCTGCCATTATTGCTGGCGCATTAGTCATTTCTTTGATTAATCTAGGACTGGCTGAAGCAAGCCGTCCGCAGCTGTTGACTCGTGGCTTTGATCGAAACTATATTGTGAAATATCTAGGTATGTACAATTACTCGATTTATGATTCGGTGGAAACGGCGGCCGCTTCATCGCAACGGGCTATGGCGGATAGCAGTGATATTACGGAAGTGATCAACTATACACAATCTGCTTACGCGGAGCCGAACCCAGCCTATTTTGGGAAGGCCAAAGGAATGAACGTCATCTATTTGCACTTAGAATCATTCCAAAACTTCTTGATTGACTATAAATTGAACGGGGAAGAAGTAACACCGTTCTTAAATTCATTAACGAAAGATAAGAACACCGCGTATTTCGATAACTTCTTCCACCAAACGGGCCAAGGGAAAACGTCTGATGCGGAATTCATGTTGGAGAACTCCCTGTTTGGACTGCCGCAAGGCTCTGCTTTTATTACGAAAGCGCAAAATACGTACCAAGCTGCGCCGAGTATTCTAAAGGATTACGGCTATACATCGGCTGTCTTCCACGGCAATAACGGCAGCTTCTGGAATCGGAACACCATCTATAAAGAATTTGGGTTCGAGCATTTCTTCGATGCGAGTTATTATGATACCACTAACCCAATCGACATGGCGGAATATGGATTGTTGGATAAACCGTTCTATGAACAGTCGGAAAGTATGCTTAGCTCACTGCCGCAGCCTTTCTATACGAAATTCATTACGGTTGCCAACCACTATCCATATGCGATGGATCAAAGCTTAGTGTCCATCGATAAAGCTCAGACTGGGGACGCCAGTGTGGACGATTATTTCCAAACTGCGCGGTACACAGACGAAACGATTGAAACAGTCTTCACCCGCTTAAAGGAATTGGGCTTGTATGATAACTCAGTCATTGTTCTGTATGGTGACCATTATGGTATTTCCGAGAACCATAAAAAAGCGATGGCGCAAGTCATGGGGAAAGAAATTACTCCTTATGAAAGTGCCAACTTGCAGCGTGTTCCATTATTCATACACGCTCCTGGATTGAAAGGCGGCGTCAACCACACGTATGGCGGCCAAACAGACCTCCTTCCGACGTTGTTGCATTTGCTTGGAATCGACACAAAGAACTTCGTTCAATTCGGTTCCGATTTGTTCTCAAAAGAGCATAATGAAGTGGTTCCATTCAGAAATGGCGATTTTGTCAGCCCGACAATCGATTCCATTAATGAAAAGTATTATGACAGCCAAACAGGCTTGCCACTCGACGAAAGTAAATTGGAGCAAGCTGAAGCTATGAAAAAAGAAGTGGCATTTAAATTGGGGCTATCCGATAAAGTCGTTAATGGCGACTTGTTGAGATTCTATACGCCAAAAGGATATACGCCTGTCGATCCATCTCAGTATAACTACACAAAAGATGCAGATGTACAAGCTGGTGAATGA